The Candidatus Atribacteria bacterium ADurb.Bin276 DNA segment AGACCTTTGCAAATACTGGGGACAGGTCTTGATTCTTGAATATTTAAAGCTATGGAATTGGGGAATTAGGAAAAGGACTAAAGGATGAGTCCTCACGCGGTAAAGCACCGCTCAGGATGACACCTACGGTGTCAGATGAGATCCTCACGACCTCAGAGAATGAGGGGGAGAGGGGGCGAGGGGGCGAGGGGGCGAAAAAGAAGATGGAAAGAGGTTACAGAATGACATGCCACCTGTTTATTGAAAGTCGGCTTTCTGGCGGAGGATATACTATACAATGATTTCCTTTGAGAAAGGTCAATGTAGAGGGGGTTATGGTGACAGAAGGAAGGGACTTTTGGGGCATAGTGAAAAAAAATCCGGTCAGGCTTTTTGTACGATGCAGTTTCTCCCTTCTGCTTTGGCTTCATACAGAGCTTCATCCACTTTCCTCAACAAGTCGTCAATGTTGGATATCTCCTCGCTGTACGCTACCACACCAATACTTACAGTGAACGTTATCTTCTTGCCCTGGTAAAGGACGGTACTTTTTTCCACATTTTGTCTCAGTCTTTCGGCTAAAAGAGCTCCGTTTTTAAGGTCTGTGTTGGGAAGGATAATCCCAAATTCTTCGCCACCCATGCGTCCCGGCATATCTGAATCACGCAAGCTGCCTTTTAATGCAGACGCAAAATGCCTTAAAGCCGCATCTCCTGCGGAGTGACCCAGTGTATCGTTGATATGCTTGAAGTTATCCAGATCCAGGAACATAACGGAAAAGGGGTGTTTGTAGCGATGTGCACGTTCCATTTCCTGCTCGAGGGATTGTATAAAAACCCTGCGATTTGGAAGGTCAGTTAGTTCGTCAGTCGTGGCCAACTCGTGCAACCTTTGGTTGATGGTTTCCAGTTCAGTGGTACGTTCTTCAATGATGATCCGTTGTTCAAATTCATGCTGCTTCATTTGAAAGGTTAATCTCATGAAAACTAAAACCAAGATGACTGCGATGGTAGAATTCACTATGTTCTTCACCATGAGGTAGGTATCGGTGGTTCCAAAAATGGAGGTTAGAACAAAAATCGAATGAGTTGTAGCGAAAAATATGAATGAGTGCTTTGGGCTTAATAGGATAAACAATCCCACGGCAAAGACTGGCAATAGGTAGATTATAAGATCTTTGATATAATAAAAAAGAGCAGTAAAACCAAACGCTGTCACCATCAGAAAGCAGTAAGAGAGGACAAAAGCCATCTGCCAGTAGATCGAATCATTGAACCCCCTCTTCTTTGCCAGCGCTGTCATTCCCCAGTACAACAGTGAACATCCTATTGCTGATAAATGGATGGAAAAGAGCACGGGATACTTATCAAAGGCTATGTCAAAGAGTAAAAGAGCGGCAAAAATCGCGATAAGAAATTTTATTATCATCCCAACACGAAAGTAATTTATTGCCCATACTTCCTTGACGAAACGATCGTGATCACGGTGTTTTGGGCTCTTCTTTTCAAGATTGGTATCCAGCGGGTCATTATTTTTTGTGTGTACAGTAATAGGTTGTTCCTCCGGTCTCTCTATCGAATTGATGAAACAAAAGGTCCGATAAAGGTTAACTTCGAGTCTTCTTCCAGGACGGTTTTCTCAAGACGAGTTTCCCATTCCGAGACAAGAAAAAAAGACTCAATTCTACTGTATTATACCACTCGATTTTTCCTTCATAAACCTTAGGGCCATTCTAACGGTAGGTAGCGGGAGATTATTTGTGGAAACGAGAATAACAAATCCTTAGAACCAGGTCTTGATTCTTGAATTTTCGAGTTGAAGAAATGATTCATACTCGATTAGAGTTATCCTATTCTTTTACGGCCCCTAAGGTTAGACCGCTGATAATAAACTTTTGAATTAATATGCCTAAAATCACTATTGGAGTTGCTTGCAGAATACCGATAGCAAGTATTTGGCCCCAATAAACATGTTTGTCGGTCCAGAAAGTCATAACTGATACTGGCAGGGTATAGCTATCCAAACCGGCTAAAGTTAATGCATAGAGAAATTCATTCCAGGATGTGATAACACAGAAGAGCACAGCTGATGCTATACCATTAACCGACAAGGGGATAACGATTTTCCAAAATAGTTTTCCAATCGAACACCCATCAATTAATGCAGCTTCTTCAATCTCTCTTGGTAAGCCTTCAAAAAAAGTTGTCATCATCCAGATAATAAATGGAATATTAAAAGTACTATAAACTAAAATAAGCGAAGTTCTGGTTTGGAGAAGACCGAGTTGTTTCATGAAAAGATAATAGGGAACAACAGCTGCAATTGGGGGAAGCATAAGTTGGCTCAGCAACCAAAAAGAAATATCTTTTTTTCGCCGTATTTTGAACCTAGCCAGAGCAAAAGCGGCGGGGATACCGAGAGCCATGGAAAAAAGAACGCTTATGGTAGTAACAGAGAAGCTGTTACGAAAATACATCCCAATTGGTCGAGTCTTAAACAAATTTATATATTGACTCAGTGTAAACTTGGAAAATACCTTGGGTGGATAACTCCAGGCATCCTGGTCAAACCGAAATGAGGTAGCAACCATCCAAATTACCGGAAACAAGTAAATCAATAGAATAACAATCGCTGATATTGTTATTAAAAAAGTTTTTGATCGGTCGCCTTTCATTTTAATTTACCTCCTGGTTTTAAAGAGGGAAATAACCAGGTAAAGGAGGCCATGGCAAGGATGGTAATGACAGCCAGAATAAGAAATGCAAGAGCGGATGCTTCACCGATCATCATGTATTGGAAGCCTTTTAAATAGAGTTTGTGCATCAAAACATCTGTAGCAGTGCCTGGTCCACCTTTGGTGATAATTCGAAAGCTTTCAAACACTCGGAAACTAAAGATAAAACGCATAATAAAAGCTAAAGCAATAAAAGGCCGCATCAGAGGAAGCTTAACATTCCAGAATATTTGTGCTGTTGTAGCTCCGTCGACACGAGCGGCTTCGAGTATGCTGATAGGCAGAGTTTGCAATCCCGCGAGAGTAATAAGTGCTATAAAAGGTGACCATTGCCATATTTCGACCAAACTGATTGAGTATAAAGCAATTCCAGGCTTTTGAACCCAACCTATATCATTAATGCCAAATATGCTTGCTAAATAAGTTAAAACTCCATAACTGGGATGATACATCATTCTCCAAACCGTGGCTACGACTGCCGGAGCTATCATCATAGGAATGATAAAAAGAGAACGAAAAAATTTTGGCCAAAGCAGATATTTGTTATTTAAAAAAAATCCGAGACCCAAACCAATTAACATTTGCATTGCGATAGAAATAATGAAAAACCGAACGGTAATGAAAAAAGAGAAACGCATTTCATTGCTGGTAAGAATATCAATATAATTTTTTAATCCAACGAAAACCGGTGGTTTTGGAGATGCTAAATACCAGTAGTGAAAGCTCGTATAAAGAGAATATAGAAAAGGGTAAATGACTATAACAAAGAGAACGACTAGTGCCGGTAAAAGAAGAAAATAGGGAGTTAAATTGGATTTCATTTTAATCATATGAAATATTTCACCCCTTTCTGCTCCTTACAAATAAGGCATCAGGCGGGGAATAGACTTCCCCGCCTTCCTTTTTATTTCTATTTATATCCGTGTTTCTTGAGGAGATCTTCAATGTCTTTTTGTGCTTTAGCTAATGCATCTTTTGCAGAGAGCTGGCCGGTTAAAGCTTCATTGATAGCGGTTCCTAATAAAACATGGTATTCAGCTTCTGGTATAAGAATTTGACCGCCTTGATAGGTTTCGGCATATTTTCGAATATTTTTAAATTCTTCATAAACAACGTCTACCCAAGGAACGATTGCTTTTACTTCTGGATCCTGGGCGACATCTATCCGGATGGGGGTTGAGATAGATACTTCGAGTGATTTTTTAGTTACTTCAGGCCCACATGCCCATCGCAAAAAGGTATATGCTGAATCAAGATCTTTTGAGTTCTTGTTAATGGATAGAGCCCATCCTCCTAAAAGAGGGTATTTCCCTGGGATAGATGCATAAGCAGTATTTTCTGCATAGGGATTCTTGACTGGATCAGCAACATCTCCGGCAAAGGCATCCCAGTTTTCCATCATTGCTATCTCACCATTGGTAAAATGAGCAACTTGTTCTGGGAAATAGTTGGTTCCAAAGCCTGGGGCTGAGTATTGAGCAGATTCTACAAATGCTTCAAGTGCTTTTAATGCTTCAGGTGTGTTCAGAGTCACATTCCAATCTTTATCAAAAACACTTCCTCCATATCCCCACAACAAAGGCAACCATTGGCTTATGGCTCCATCTCCTCTTTCTCCAGCAATGGATATACCATATTTGACAGGAGATTCTGGGTTAAAGGATTGAGTAAAGAATTTCGCAATTTCATTGAATTCATCCCAGGTTTCGGGAGCTTTCTTTCCGTATTGTTCAAAAAGATCGCTTCGATAAAAGAGGATAGTAGTGGTTAACATGATTGGGTAACCATAATATTTTCCTTCATATAAACCATAAGCATCAAGAACTGCTTTGTCAAAACCGGCTAAGTATTCGGGATCTTCTTTTGCCATAAATTCATCGAGTACTAACAAGTTACCGGTTTGGACATATTCGGCAATCCAAGGATTATCAACCATCAGAAGGTCATAGTTATTGGTACCGGAAACAAGATCTAAAATGCCTTTTGTGTGGGTATCCTCGTAACCGACAATTTCAACATTAACCTTGATACCAGTTTCTTTTTCAAAATCATCTTGTAGGGTTTCCATAACATCGGCAAGGGGTGATCCAGTAAGAAGAATACTGATCTCTTTTTCTTGCGATACCGCAACAAATGAAAGAGTGAGTATTACCAACGATATTAAACAAACGAGTAAATACTTTTTCATTTTTTTCCTCCTTTTATTCGAGGGCAAAACTTAAATTGATCAAGTTTTGCCCTTTATTATCCTTAATTGGTCAAATGAGTTAATAAATTTTACCAGTTTCACAGTAAAGCGGAAGGTCGACGGTTAAGCATTTGGTATTACCTTCATGATCGATAATAAATGGATTTTCAATCCGAAGACCCACATGGTTTTTATCAAGGCTTTTGAATGAACGGCCAAATATTCCTAAATCAAGCATAAAAGCTATTCCTTTGGGGAAATTCCAGGTTGAATGCTGGGTAGCGGCTCCTTTTCCTTCCATGGCTTCGGTCCAACCGATACCATGAACTAAACTGTATAGGGGGGATAACCCCTGGGGATCAAGAATTGAGCGAACGATACGATCAACTTCGCTCGCAGGTTTGCTATAACTAATGGCTTCAATGCCTTTTTCGTATGCTTTTATCGCAATATCAATAAACTCTAACTGGTCCGGATGGGCTTTCCCGGCGATAACTGTTCTTCCCATGCAGGAGGCAAGACCGTCATACCGAGCACTAACCGTAAGGTCAATCATGTCCCCTTCTTCAATAATTTTGTTAGAAGCTCTTCCGATAACATTTGGTGCTCGCCAACCTGAACAAACAATGGTACTAATGCCTACTCGGTCAGCTCCCATTGCTTTCATTACATAATCAGCACAGGCAGCTACTTCCAATTCTCTCAATCCAGGACGGATAGCGGCGATCATTGCTTTCATAGCATAGGTGGAAATTCGAGCAGCAATACTCATCATTTCAAGTTCTTGAGGACTTTTCTGGTATCTGCAATCTAAAAGGATTTCGCTAGCATCAATTATTTCAGTATTAGGAATTTCTTTAAGAAGTTGAAAAATTTCTAATGGAAGGATACTTGGTAGTGTGAGAATGCCAATTTTTTTGGGTTCAATTCCCGCTGCTTCAAAGAGGATTTTATTTAACGGCATAAATTCATATCCAGGGTAATCTTCTTCTGGTATTTTGAACTCCAATACATTGATGAAAGTGCCAGCCATCATAGTTTCTTTCGCATAAGCTTCACCCTCGGGCCCACCCAAAACAAATAATCCTTTTTTCCCAATAACCGCTGCCGTTGGTTCGATTTGGGGGTCATAACCAGTTAACCAGCCAGTATCGCCTGGTCGTAGTTCATTACCAAAAGCTATTCCAACATCAAAACCACGATTATTCAGTATTTCTTGGAGAGTTTTTATCCGAGATTCGTATTCTGACTTGGGTATTTTTCTTTCAAGATCAATTGGTTCAAGGTTTTTAACGAAAGAACAAACATCAAAAGCCATATCCTAGGCCTCCTTATTTAGTATTTTTTAAAAAAGAATTTTTTTTAATATAGTACTTATTTTTTTACGTAACGGTTGAATTAAGAAAATAACCACATGATTTACGAATGATCAAGCGAGGTGAAATAGCAATCTGACGATTTCCATTATAGTTACCTTCAATAAGTCCTAAAAGCATTTGCAGCGCAGTACGACCGAGTTCAGCAACTTCGATTTTAACAGTTGTTAGAGGTGGGTCAAAGTATTCCATGAATGGCATACCATCCATTCCTACAACGGCTATATCCCCGGGAACTGAAAGCCCAAAGTCTTTTATTGCTTTAATAGCACCGATTGCCATTTCATCATTAACAATAAAAACTCCTCGGGGTGGTCGATTTATTTTGAGCAACTTCATCATTGCATCATAACCAGATCCAAGGTCTCCATTTCCTTTTGCTAAAAAATTTGGATCGGTTCGTATTTCAGATTCTAAAAGAGCTTGAAAATACCCCATTTCACATTCACGATTAAAAGCTTGTTCAGAAATACCGATAAAACCAATTGATTTATACCCAAGAGATAAAAGATGCTTTGTGCCAAGATAGGCTCCCAAACGGTCATTATTATTGACAGCATAAGATTGAAGGTTGTCGAAATGATTGTCGATAAGAACAACTGGGATATTATTTATAGTGAGCTTAGCTAATACGTCTTCGCTCACTACGTTTACAATTAATACTCCATCTGCATCTCGATTTTCAATGATTCTTTGCAGCGCACCGGTTTGATGTTTTTTTGATTCTTTGGCAAAGGTCAGATTATAATTGGCTGCATCAGCCACTTCAAATATTCCATTAACCACAATAGAATTAAAAATTTGTAGAGAATTGTAATCTCTGGTTTCAATACTTAAGATAACACCAATGTTTTGGGTTCTCCCAGAAACTAATCCTCGAGCGGTAAGATTCGGCTGGTAACCCATTGATTGAGCTATATGAAGAATTTTTTCGCGGGTTTTTTTTGAAACCGAAGAACAATCACGAAGTGCACGTGAAACAGTACTTGGGGAAAGATCTAATACTTTGGCAATATCCTTTATTGTAGCTCTCATTTTTATACCCCACAAAGAAGGATTAATTAAATATAACAAACGTTTGCTATTCTGTCAAATGGACTTTATTTATTATTTATAAAATAATTTTAATATTTTAAAAAACTTTAATACAATAATAATAACAAACGTTTGCGAAAATCATAGGAGGTCAGGCTTTGATTCTTGAATTGGGTTACAAGAAATCAAAAACCAGCCAATATCTTGATAGTAAGATTTTACCTTGAATATCGGCTGGTTTTTGATTAAAGCTTCCCAGAATTAAACTTAATCAATTTTAAAAAAAGCTAGTTCTGTTTTATACTTGGTTTTATTTATTCTAAGCCCATAAACTCAAAGGGTTTGGTTTCCACAAATAAATCAGCGGCATCTCCAGCATAAAATTGTTTCGGAGAGATAACCAGTTTTCGGGCAGGTGCCGAAGGAGAGAAATCGATATTATTGAACTGAACCCAGAAGATATTTGGGGTCAAAGTGGATTCGAAAAAATATATTTTGTTTTTATGATCGGCAACTGTTCTCCAAAGAGTAGAAGAAATATTCGGTTTCTCGGGAGTGCTGATACCAAAAGGTACCGACACATTCCGAATCACGCTAAACACTGAGGCCACTGCTACCTGAATATCGGCGGTTTTGGGAATGGCATTGATATAGAACCAAGCCCGGGCAAATCGATCGGCAGCTCGACTGGTACCAGGGAGCACAACCATCCCGCCAATTTCCTTCCAATACTCATTCAGAGCGAGCTGCTGCTGATATGTCGGAGAATTGGTCATGACCAGATAAGAAGAATCATGGTGAATAACCAATTTACCGTCAACATATTCAAAGATAGCACTATCACCTAAAGAATCGGAAACTGCCAAGTGAACGGTCGCTAATTTATCAAGACCTGGCATGTCGGCGGTAACTAGAATAAATTCTTCTCTGGACAAAGCTTCCACGGTTTCCTCAACAGTGGAGAAAGAATCCAGGACATATTGAGCCCATAATGCTAAACTTAAACCCGGTTTTTGACCATCCCACTTAGGATATACTGATTCGGCTAACCACAGCACGTTGGCTACTAAGCCTTCCTCATTCATACCATCGGTAGTGGAGATATCGTATCCAGTTGCAATAACACTCCCATACTTAGAAGTCCATTTAAAAGAATTGGGTCCCACTCTTCCTTCTCGTTCCATTTCTCTTGGGAAGATCCAGAGATTGGTTCCAATGTCTTCCGTCCAATCCATAGTCCGGCCGGTGATTACCGTTCCTTCCAGTCCATGGTAGAGCACTCTGCTGCAGGCATTGGCTGAGGGATTGGCTAATAATAAAATCATTAAAAAGAATATTACTAACAATAACAACCGATTTTTACTTTTCATGATAGCCTCCTAATAAATTTGTGATTAGTGAGGAATGAAAGGTGGATGTTACAATTATACCCCAATTCTCATTTTCTTCCTTTTGATTCCTAACTTTTTAAAAGATAGGATTTTCACGTCGCACAATAAGCTCCTTAGAATAACAAATTAGGCAATGAGATTGCCATGTCGTCCAACCAAAGAACAGTTATGCTACTTGTAGTGAAGTTTTTAATAAAAAGTATTTTTAATCATCATCTGGCGCCACAACATGGTATGAGGATCTATCCAGAATCAACGAAATTTCATTAATGTTCTTAAATTAAATCATTTATAAGTTTGATAAAGAAAAATCAGCTTTTCTATATTAATTTTTAATCAAGAAAGACCGATATATTATGAAATAACGAGATGCAAACAGGAGGATCCCAAGTTGAAGAGATTTATGGTGGTAATGATTGTTATTTGTACGCTGTATTTATTAACAGTCAACTTACTGGCAGATGAACAGCAGGATAACTTTCAGGCACCGGAGTCAGAAGATTTTAGTAGTCTGATTTGGAGCGAAGCATTTGATAAACTCCAGGCTAAGTTTTCTCGTGAATATGGGTTTACGGACTGGAAGAAGATTGATTGGCCAGCTCTTTATAACCAATTCAAACCCCGAATGAACCAATCCCAGGAATCGAATGATTTCACAGCTTATTACCTCACCTTAAGAGAATATGTCCATTCTATCCCTGATGGGCATGTTCATATGAATTCTTTATCGGA contains these protein-coding regions:
- a CDS encoding putative ABC transporter-binding protein precursor — translated: MKKYLLVCLISLVILTLSFVAVSQEKEISILLTGSPLADVMETLQDDFEKETGIKVNVEIVGYEDTHTKGILDLVSGTNNYDLLMVDNPWIAEYVQTGNLLVLDEFMAKEDPEYLAGFDKAVLDAYGLYEGKYYGYPIMLTTTILFYRSDLFEQYGKKAPETWDEFNEIAKFFTQSFNPESPVKYGISIAGERGDGAISQWLPLLWGYGGSVFDKDWNVTLNTPEALKALEAFVESAQYSAPGFGTNYFPEQVAHFTNGEIAMMENWDAFAGDVADPVKNPYAENTAYASIPGKYPLLGGWALSINKNSKDLDSAYTFLRWACGPEVTKKSLEVSISTPIRIDVAQDPEVKAIVPWVDVVYEEFKNIRKYAETYQGGQILIPEAEYHVLLGTAINEALTGQLSAKDALAKAQKDIEDLLKKHGYK
- the sugA_2 gene encoding Trehalose transport system permease protein SugA is translated as MIKMKSNLTPYFLLLPALVVLFVIVIYPFLYSLYTSFHYWYLASPKPPVFVGLKNYIDILTSNEMRFSFFITVRFFIISIAMQMLIGLGLGFFLNNKYLLWPKFFRSLFIIPMMIAPAVVATVWRMMYHPSYGVLTYLASIFGINDIGWVQKPGIALYSISLVEIWQWSPFIALITLAGLQTLPISILEAARVDGATTAQIFWNVKLPLMRPFIALAFIMRFIFSFRVFESFRIITKGGPGTATDVLMHKLYLKGFQYMMIGEASALAFLILAVITILAMASFTWLFPSLKPGGKLK
- the pleD gene encoding Response regulator PleD; this encodes MIIKFLIAIFAALLLFDIAFDKYPVLFSIHLSAIGCSLLYWGMTALAKKRGFNDSIYWQMAFVLSYCFLMVTAFGFTALFYYIKDLIIYLLPVFAVGLFILLSPKHSFIFFATTHSIFVLTSIFGTTDTYLMVKNIVNSTIAVILVLVFMRLTFQMKQHEFEQRIIIEERTTELETINQRLHELATTDELTDLPNRRVFIQSLEQEMERAHRYKHPFSVMFLDLDNFKHINDTLGHSAGDAALRHFASALKGSLRDSDMPGRMGGEEFGIILPNTDLKNGALLAERLRQNVEKSTVLYQGKKITFTVSIGVVAYSEEISNIDDLLRKVDEALYEAKAEGRNCIVQKA
- the cbh gene encoding Choloylglycine hydrolase, which translates into the protein MKSKNRLLLLVIFFLMILLLANPSANACSRVLYHGLEGTVITGRTMDWTEDIGTNLWIFPREMEREGRVGPNSFKWTSKYGSVIATGYDISTTDGMNEEGLVANVLWLAESVYPKWDGQKPGLSLALWAQYVLDSFSTVEETVEALSREEFILVTADMPGLDKLATVHLAVSDSLGDSAIFEYVDGKLVIHHDSSYLVMTNSPTYQQQLALNEYWKEIGGMVVLPGTSRAADRFARAWFYINAIPKTADIQVAVASVFSVIRNVSVPFGISTPEKPNISSTLWRTVADHKNKIYFFESTLTPNIFWVQFNNIDFSPSAPARKLVISPKQFYAGDAADLFVETKPFEFMGLE
- a CDS encoding putative peptidase, whose protein sequence is MAFDVCSFVKNLEPIDLERKIPKSEYESRIKTLQEILNNRGFDVGIAFGNELRPGDTGWLTGYDPQIEPTAAVIGKKGLFVLGGPEGEAYAKETMMAGTFINVLEFKIPEEDYPGYEFMPLNKILFEAAGIEPKKIGILTLPSILPLEIFQLLKEIPNTEIIDASEILLDCRYQKSPQELEMMSIAARISTYAMKAMIAAIRPGLRELEVAACADYVMKAMGADRVGISTIVCSGWRAPNVIGRASNKIIEEGDMIDLTVSARYDGLASCMGRTVIAGKAHPDQLEFIDIAIKAYEKGIEAISYSKPASEVDRIVRSILDPQGLSPLYSLVHGIGWTEAMEGKGAATQHSTWNFPKGIAFMLDLGIFGRSFKSLDKNHVGLRIENPFIIDHEGNTKCLTVDLPLYCETGKIY
- the exuR_1 gene encoding putative HTH-type transcriptional repressor ExuR yields the protein MRATIKDIAKVLDLSPSTVSRALRDCSSVSKKTREKILHIAQSMGYQPNLTARGLVSGRTQNIGVILSIETRDYNSLQIFNSIVVNGIFEVADAANYNLTFAKESKKHQTGALQRIIENRDADGVLIVNVVSEDVLAKLTINNIPVVLIDNHFDNLQSYAVNNNDRLGAYLGTKHLLSLGYKSIGFIGISEQAFNRECEMGYFQALLESEIRTDPNFLAKGNGDLGSGYDAMMKLLKINRPPRGVFIVNDEMAIGAIKAIKDFGLSVPGDIAVVGMDGMPFMEYFDPPLTTVKIEVAELGRTALQMLLGLIEGNYNGNRQIAISPRLIIRKSCGYFLNSTVT
- the ycjP_1 gene encoding Inner membrane ABC transporter permease protein YcjP, with product MKGDRSKTFLITISAIVILLIYLFPVIWMVATSFRFDQDAWSYPPKVFSKFTLSQYINLFKTRPIGMYFRNSFSVTTISVLFSMALGIPAAFALARFKIRRKKDISFWLLSQLMLPPIAAVVPYYLFMKQLGLLQTRTSLILVYSTFNIPFIIWMMTTFFEGLPREIEEAALIDGCSIGKLFWKIVIPLSVNGIASAVLFCVITSWNEFLYALTLAGLDSYTLPVSVMTFWTDKHVYWGQILAIGILQATPIVILGILIQKFIISGLTLGAVKE